The Staphylococcus carnosus genome has a segment encoding these proteins:
- a CDS encoding DUF420 domain-containing protein, giving the protein MSLPILPTISTSCIQICAVLVAIGWYLIRKGKIEAHKKVMLTAAFFALTFFIIYASRTFFIGNTAFGGPDWLKGPYTFFLVFHIILSTVGGLLGLTQIITAFKDKFNIHRKMGPIAAIVWFCTAFTGIIVYILLYVMYPGGETTSLFKATFGF; this is encoded by the coding sequence ATGAGCCTACCTATATTACCGACTATCAGCACAAGTTGTATCCAAATCTGTGCCGTTTTGGTAGCAATCGGCTGGTATTTGATTAGAAAAGGTAAAATCGAAGCGCATAAAAAAGTAATGTTAACTGCTGCATTCTTTGCACTGACATTCTTTATTATTTATGCAAGCCGAACTTTCTTTATCGGCAACACTGCTTTCGGCGGACCCGACTGGTTGAAAGGACCGTACACTTTCTTCCTAGTTTTCCATATTATATTATCTACAGTTGGCGGTTTGCTTGGTTTAACTCAAATCATTACAGCTTTTAAAGACAAATTCAACATCCATAGAAAAATGGGACCTATTGCAGCGATTGTATGGTTCTGTACTGCTTTCACAGGTATCATCGTATATATTTTATTATATGTTATGTACCCAGGTGGAGAAACAACTTCATTATTTAAAGCTACATTTGGTTTTTAA
- a CDS encoding CAP domain-containing protein: MRNLLIKVIGVLLLITFLIYLFYSPRLKFDVLENPNKKAPTKIEQTQKNNNQTENPKPKAGIGTWINNDISMLTKKFGQADRVYEYHDNFKNYVFRENNQYYIVTAKHNKIKSVYATGSKAEISPVKINENASHIFENTSINPEPRLKANGKEYDLELSDEDMKTQMLIKYGDEYAQVYIDQQNNKVVGVRFLDAEALVLFNPYQMTKVSNGKTVENDHKEEPYEQNVNQLMTLYEVTNQIRNLKGLKPFKVNNDLGHIASVNLYESTNNKSVGFTEGALKQQLDERGIDFKSMGQNVGYDFNDVPTLLHSWLNSDTHRSRLLNTQYNEMGGDVMDGYYTLIFIEK, translated from the coding sequence ATGAGGAATTTACTTATTAAAGTTATCGGTGTGCTATTACTCATAACTTTTCTTATTTATTTATTTTATTCGCCTCGGCTGAAATTTGATGTTTTGGAAAATCCAAATAAGAAAGCGCCGACGAAAATAGAGCAGACTCAGAAGAACAACAATCAAACAGAAAACCCTAAGCCGAAAGCAGGTATAGGTACTTGGATTAATAATGATATTAGTATGTTAACGAAGAAATTCGGACAAGCTGACCGTGTTTATGAATACCATGATAATTTTAAAAATTATGTATTCAGAGAGAATAATCAATATTATATTGTAACGGCTAAACATAATAAAATTAAATCTGTTTATGCAACAGGCAGCAAAGCTGAGATCTCACCAGTTAAAATAAATGAAAATGCATCGCATATTTTTGAAAATACAAGTATTAACCCTGAGCCTCGTTTAAAGGCAAACGGCAAAGAATATGATTTAGAATTATCTGATGAAGATATGAAAACACAGATGCTTATTAAATATGGAGATGAGTACGCACAAGTCTACATAGACCAGCAAAATAATAAGGTGGTTGGAGTCCGATTCTTAGATGCTGAAGCACTTGTATTATTCAATCCATACCAAATGACGAAAGTATCAAATGGGAAAACGGTTGAAAATGATCACAAAGAAGAACCGTACGAGCAAAATGTAAATCAATTGATGACATTGTATGAAGTTACAAATCAAATTAGAAACTTAAAAGGACTTAAACCATTTAAAGTTAATAATGATTTAGGTCATATTGCTTCTGTAAACTTGTATGAAAGCACGAACAATAAAAGTGTTGGATTTACAGAAGGTGCTTTGAAACAACAACTTGATGAAAGAGGAATCGATTTTAAATCTATGGGTCAAAACGTTGGTTATGATTTTAATGATGTGCCGACATTATTACACAGTTGGTTGAACTCTGATACCCACCGTTCTCGTTTATTGAATACCCAATATAACGAAATGGGCGGAGATGTAATGGATGGCTATTATACATTGATATTTATTGAAAAATAA